Part of the Streptomyces sp. RFCAC02 genome is shown below.
GCCAACGGCGAGCAGCGCAAGGCACTGGCCGGCTCCATCGCCGCCTTCGCGCAGGCGCTGGTCGCCGACCCCGACGCCCGCCCCGACGCGCTGCTGTCCCGCATCGCGCACAAGCACGCGGCCCTCGGCGTCACGGAGGACCAGTACACGGTCGTGCACAAGTACCTCTTCCGCGCCATCGGCGACGTCCTCGGCGACGCGGTCACGCCCGAGGTGGCCGCCGCCTGGGACGAGGTCTACTGGCTGATGGCGGGCGCGCTCATCGCCCGGGAGGCGTGTCTCTACCGGGACGCCGGCGTCGACCCGCGCAGCCCCTGGCGGCAGTGGACGGTCGCCGAGCGCCGCGAGGAGACCGCCGACGTGGTGTCCTTCCTGCTCCGCCCGGCCGACGGCGGACCCCTGCCCGCGGCGAAGGCGGGCCAGTACGTCAGCGTCCGCGCGCTCCTGCCCGACGGCACCCACCAGCTCCGCCAGTACAGCCTCTCGAACGCCCCCGGCGGCGCGCTGCGCCGCATCACCGTCAAGCGGGTCGCGGGCCTCGCCGACGCCCCGGAGGGCGAGGTCTCGAACCACCTGCACCGCACCGTGCGCGCCGGCGACGAGCTGACCCTGTCCGCCCCGTTCGGCGACGTGGTCCTCGACGCGTCCGACGCGCCGCTGCTGCTCGTCTCCGCCGGCATCGGCTGCACGCCCATGGCGGGCATCCTGGAGCACCTCGCCGCCTCCGGCTCCGGCCGTACCGTCGTGGTCCTGCACGCCGACGGCTCGCCGGCCGACCACGCGCTGCGGGCCGACACACTCCGCCTGGCCGGCGAGCTGCCGGACGCCAGGACCGAGTTCTGGTACGAGCGGGACGGCGGCTCGGGACCCGGCGTCCACGCGGGCCGGATGGATCTGACGGGCCTCGCGCTGCCGGCCGGCGCCGACGTGTACCTGTGCGGCTCGCTGCCGTTCATGCGCGCCGTCCGCACCCAGCTCCTCGCGGCCGGCGTACCCGCCCGCCGCATCCGCTACGAGGTCTTCGGCCCCGACCTGTGGCTCGCCCACGCGGAGGGCTGACCACAGCGGCGCCCGCTCCCGCGGGCGCGCGGAGAACCCCGGCAGCAGGACAGCGCTGCCGGGGTTCTTCCGTGCGGGGACCGGTCGCCGGGCCGGTCACACCAGGCCGCTCCAGTACGTCCAGAACCGGGTGAGGACGAGCACGGCGATGACGCCGTACCACGCGGCGAGCACGATCCAGTGCGTGTCCAGCACGAGGCCGAGGACGGGCCGCGCGGCGGTGGGCAGCCGGATCACCCCGTGCCCGAGGTTCCGCAGGGTCACGTACCAGAACAGCGCGATCGTGACGATCCACACGACGACGCAGTAGGGACAGATCCGGTCGAGGACGTACAGCGACTGCGGGATCAGCCAGTGCACGAGGACGACGCCCGCGAACGCCCCGGCCTGCAGGGCCAGCCACACCAGCCGGTGCAGGCGGGCACCGGCGAGGACGGCGACACCGAGGGCGGCGACGGCGGCGAAGGCGCCGATGCCGAGCAGCATGGTGGGGATGCCGAGCAGGTTGCCCTGCTCGCCGGCCATGGTGCTGCCGCAGCCGACCACCGGTCCGATGTCGCACGACGGCCGGTGCGCCGGGTCGTTCAGCACCCGCCGGTCCTCGACCGCCAGCAGGAACGACGCGAGCCAGCCGACGAGCCCTGTCACCGTCAGCAGCAGGCCCGTCCGCCGGCCCGGCGCCCCGCCGCCCGCCGCCGTCACGCGGCGCTGCCGGAGCGCGGACCGTGCGCCGGGCGCCCCCGCCCGGCAGCCGCCGCGGACCGCCGCGGCGCGGACACGCGGCGCCGGTAGACGAGGTACGGCCGGACGAGATAGCCGACCGGCGCGCTCCACACGTGCACGAGACGGGTGAACGGCCAGGCCGCGAAGAGCAGACAGGCCGTCAGGGCGTGGAGCTGGAACAGCAGCGGCGCCCCGGAGACCGCCTCGGGCTGCGGCTGGAACGTGAAGACGCCGCGGAACCACACCGAGACGGTCTCCCGGTAGTCGTAGCCCCCGCCGAACACGTTGTGCGCGGCCGTGGCGGTGATGCCGAGCACCACCGTGGCGGACAGCAGCGGGAAGAGCACCTTGTCGCTGCGGTCGGTGCCCAGCCGGATCCGGCGGCTCAGCAGCCGGCGGGCGCACAGCATGCCGAGCCCGGCGATCATGGCCACGCCCGCGACAGAACCCGCCCACACGGCCGTGGTGTGGTACGCGTGCTCGCTGATGCCGGCGGCCTCCGTCCAGCTGTCGGGGACGGCCAGGCCCACGACGTGCCCCCCGATCACCATGAACGTGCCCAGGTGGAACAGCGGGCTGCCCCAGCGCAGCCAGCGGTGCTCCAGGAGCTGGCTGGTGCGCGACGTCCAGCCGAACTGGTCGTGCCGGTAGCGCCAGACGTGTCCGGCGGCGAACACGGCCAGGCAGGCGTAGGGACAGGCGACCCAGAGCAGCAGGTCGGTTCCTGAAGCGTTCATCGAGGACCGTCCGAGGTCGGTGGGAGGAGCGGGGGAACGGGCGCGAGCGGGGCGCGCTCCGGGGGAGTGAAGGCGCCCGGTGGCACGGGGCCGCCGTCGGCGTACGGGGCCGGGCCGACGGCCTCGTCCGGCGGCCCACCGGCGGCGAGTGCGGCCACGGCCGCCAGGTCCGCGGCGGTGGCGGGCGGCAGCAGGGTGAGCAGCGCGGCCAGCAGGTGCCGGTAGGGCGACCCCGCGTCGGCCAGCGCGCGGTGGATGAGTTCGAGGCCGCGCCGGTGCTGGCGCAGCGGCGCCTCGCCGGGCCCGGGACCCGACACGGCCGCGAACTCCAGGACCACCGGTAGGTGGTCCGGCAACTCCCCGCCGCCGATCTCCCAGCCCGCCGCCCGGTAGCGCTGCGCGAGCGCGAGGAGAGCCATGCCGCGGCGGCGCGTGTCCCCGTGCAGGTAGTACGTGAGGTAGAGGCTGCTCCTGCGGCGGAGGTCGAACGTCTCGACGTAGTGCCGCTCCAGGGCCTGCGGCTCCTGGCCGGCGAACCAGTCCGTGAACGCGGCCAGCTCCGTGGCGGCAGCCGTGGGCCGCAGCGCGCGGGGGGCCGCGATCAGGGTGGGCCGTGCGGCGGTCAGCTCGGCGTCCGGGTACTGCAGCAGCAGCGACAGCAGCCGGAGCAGCAGCTCCCGGTCCAGCAGCTCCGCGTGCGTGAGCCGCGGCCTGCGCCGTACGGCGGCCCGCAGGCGGGTGCGGACGGTCGGGGTGACGCCGATGGCGGGGACGGCGCTCACAGGTGGCCTCCGGTCGGGGTCCCGGCGGTGCGGCGGCGGAGGGCGGGGATGCCGAGCATGACCTTCCGCCCGGCCCCGTCACCGGTACCGGCGGACTCCACCGGGCAGCGGTTCTCCAGGGCGCTGAGGGCGGCGGCGTCCTCCCGGTGCGCCGCCGGGACGACGTACCGGTCCCGGTACTTCGCCACCGCCAGCAGGCGGTGCAGGTCCTCCGCCTCCCGGGCGGTCAGTCCCACGGCCTTCAGCGCGGTCTCGTCGCCGGCCGCCTCCAGGGTCCGCTCCCGCATGTAAGAGCGCAGCGCGGTCAGCTTCATCAGCACCCCGCCGACGACGTCGGTGTCCCCGGCGGTGAACAGCTCCGCCAGGTACTCCAGCGGGATGCGCAGCCGGGTGACGGCGGCGAACACGTGGTCGGGGTCGTCCTGGTCGCCGCCCGCCGCACTCACCGCGTCCAGGACGGGGGAGAGCGGCGGCACGTACCAGACCATGGGCAGGGTGCGGTACTCCGGGTGCAGCGGCAGCGCGACCCTGTACGTCGACACGAGCGCGTACACCGGGGAGCGGCGCGCGGCGTCCAGCCAGTCCTCCGGGATGCCGGCCTCCCGCGCGGCCGCGATCACCCGCGGGTCGTGCGGGTCGAGGAAGACGTCGCGCTGGGCGTCCAGCAGGTCGCGCTCGTCCGGGGTCGCCGCGGCCTCGCCCACCCTGTCGGCGTCGTACAGCACCAGGCCGAGGTACCGGAGCCGGCCGACGCACGTCTCCGAGCAGACCGTGGGCTGCCCGGCCTCGATGCGCGGGAAGCAGAAGGTGCACTTCTCGGCCTTGCCGGTCGCGTGGTTGACGTACACCTTCTTGTACGGGCAGGCCGTCACACACATCCGCCAGCCGCGGCAGCGGTCCTGGTCGACCAGGACGATGCCGTCCTCGACGCGCTTGTACATCGCGCCGGAGGGGCAGGCCGACATGCAGGCCGGGTTCAGACAGTGCTCGCAGAGCCTCGGCAGGTGGAAGAGGAAGGTCTGCTCGAACTCGAACCTGACCTTCTCGGCCCACGCGCCGCCCAGGTTCGGGTCGCCGCCCGCGTGCTCGGGCGCACCGCCGAGGCCGTCCTCCCAGTTGGCGCCCCAGGTGATGGACGCCGGCCTGCCGGTGAGGACGGAACGGGGGCGGGCCACCGGCATGTCCGGGCCGGCGGGGGCGCTCACCAGGTTGTCGTAGTCGTACGTCACCGGCTCGTAGTAGTCCTCGACGCCGGGCAGGTCCGGGTTGGAGAACAACGACAGGAGCCGCCTGACCCTGCCGCCGGAGCGCAGCACCAGCCGGCCCCTGCGGTCCAGCGTCCAGCCGCCCTTCCACTGCTCCTGGTCCTCGTAGCGGCGCGGGTAGCCGACGCCCGGCTTGGTCTCCACGTTGTTGAACCAGGCGTACTCGACTCCGGTCCGGTTCGTCCACGTCTGCTTGCAGGTGACCGAACAGGTGTGGCAGCCGATGCACTTGTCGAGGTTCATCACCATGGCGATCTGTGCCATCACGCGCATGTCAGTACTCCACTTGCTGGCTGCGGCGGCGTATGACGGTGACCTCGTCACGCTGGTTGCCGGTCGGGCCGTAGTAGTTGAAGGCGTAGGTGAACTGGGCGTAACCGCCGGCCAGATGGGTGGGCTTCAGCAGCAGCCGGGTCAGCGAGTTGTGGATGCCGCCGCGCCTGCCGCTGACCTCGGTCCGCGGCACGTTCACCGTGCGGTCCTTGGCGTGGTACATGTACACGGTTCCCTCGGGCATCCGGTGGGTGACCACCGCCCGCGCCGCCACCACGCCGTTGCGGTTGTACGCCTCGATCCACTCGTTGTCCCGGACGCCGATCCGCTCGGCGTCCGCGGTGGACATCCAGATCACCGGGCCGCC
Proteins encoded:
- the narI gene encoding respiratory nitrate reductase subunit gamma, with translation MNASGTDLLLWVACPYACLAVFAAGHVWRYRHDQFGWTSRTSQLLEHRWLRWGSPLFHLGTFMVIGGHVVGLAVPDSWTEAAGISEHAYHTTAVWAGSVAGVAMIAGLGMLCARRLLSRRIRLGTDRSDKVLFPLLSATVVLGITATAAHNVFGGGYDYRETVSVWFRGVFTFQPQPEAVSGAPLLFQLHALTACLLFAAWPFTRLVHVWSAPVGYLVRPYLVYRRRVSAPRRSAAAAGRGRPAHGPRSGSAA
- the narH gene encoding nitrate reductase subunit beta; this translates as MRVMAQIAMVMNLDKCIGCHTCSVTCKQTWTNRTGVEYAWFNNVETKPGVGYPRRYEDQEQWKGGWTLDRRGRLVLRSGGRVRRLLSLFSNPDLPGVEDYYEPVTYDYDNLVSAPAGPDMPVARPRSVLTGRPASITWGANWEDGLGGAPEHAGGDPNLGGAWAEKVRFEFEQTFLFHLPRLCEHCLNPACMSACPSGAMYKRVEDGIVLVDQDRCRGWRMCVTACPYKKVYVNHATGKAEKCTFCFPRIEAGQPTVCSETCVGRLRYLGLVLYDADRVGEAAATPDERDLLDAQRDVFLDPHDPRVIAAAREAGIPEDWLDAARRSPVYALVSTYRVALPLHPEYRTLPMVWYVPPLSPVLDAVSAAGGDQDDPDHVFAAVTRLRIPLEYLAELFTAGDTDVVGGVLMKLTALRSYMRERTLEAAGDETALKAVGLTAREAEDLHRLLAVAKYRDRYVVPAAHREDAAALSALENRCPVESAGTGDGAGRKVMLGIPALRRRTAGTPTGGHL
- a CDS encoding globin domain-containing protein, which produces MLSDESAAVIRASLPAVGGALDAITARFYDTMFDEHPALLDGLFNRANQANGEQRKALAGSIAAFAQALVADPDARPDALLSRIAHKHAALGVTEDQYTVVHKYLFRAIGDVLGDAVTPEVAAAWDEVYWLMAGALIAREACLYRDAGVDPRSPWRQWTVAERREETADVVSFLLRPADGGPLPAAKAGQYVSVRALLPDGTHQLRQYSLSNAPGGALRRITVKRVAGLADAPEGEVSNHLHRTVRAGDELTLSAPFGDVVLDASDAPLLLVSAGIGCTPMAGILEHLAASGSGRTVVVLHADGSPADHALRADTLRLAGELPDARTEFWYERDGGSGPGVHAGRMDLTGLALPAGADVYLCGSLPFMRAVRTQLLAAGVPARRIRYEVFGPDLWLAHAEG
- a CDS encoding vitamin K epoxide reductase family protein, giving the protein MTAAGGGAPGRRTGLLLTVTGLVGWLASFLLAVEDRRVLNDPAHRPSCDIGPVVGCGSTMAGEQGNLLGIPTMLLGIGAFAAVAALGVAVLAGARLHRLVWLALQAGAFAGVVLVHWLIPQSLYVLDRICPYCVVVWIVTIALFWYVTLRNLGHGVIRLPTAARPVLGLVLDTHWIVLAAWYGVIAVLVLTRFWTYWSGLV
- the narJ gene encoding nitrate reductase molybdenum cofactor assembly chaperone: MSAVPAIGVTPTVRTRLRAAVRRRPRLTHAELLDRELLLRLLSLLLQYPDAELTAARPTLIAAPRALRPTAAATELAAFTDWFAGQEPQALERHYVETFDLRRRSSLYLTYYLHGDTRRRGMALLALAQRYRAAGWEIGGGELPDHLPVVLEFAAVSGPGPGEAPLRQHRRGLELIHRALADAGSPYRHLLAALLTLLPPATAADLAAVAALAAGGPPDEAVGPAPYADGGPVPPGAFTPPERAPLAPVPPLLPPTSDGPR